Proteins found in one Sorghum bicolor cultivar BTx623 chromosome 1, Sorghum_bicolor_NCBIv3, whole genome shotgun sequence genomic segment:
- the LOC8063203 gene encoding uncharacterized protein LOC8063203 has translation MESGEGGGCRLPWELVVEILRRLPYRSLCRFRCVSRSWHDLSYHPDHRNTLPQDLAGLLYTNHAPSPLHCDFAVRFAPAGSSPFPGLGFLPCSARALPLDCCNGLLLCRDGGGSGGCHYVCNPATGKFTVLPKPSSGFQALALAAFEPHGASPRFHVLNFARTEPVQRVFFDSDFEESDGDDDPSDTDGGELLDLCEATNFCVQGLEVFSSVTGKWVQSHACRDSRVRLVEGMGSVFINGFVNLLTHEKKVLAVDPEGQAWRLIPLPASNWFGLVGCLGQSQGFLHYAVHEGCGNTMMQVWFLKDFEEGDWILKRRFEIEVAPQTKILFDYAGNEFWSEIFYVVVFHPERDLVFLPVEGYRLLSYNLISAEVKEICMLEPETRPRFLVYVPSFVDLPNPDVAAAAFLGMC, from the coding sequence ATGGAGTCCGGTGAGGGCGGCGGCTGCCGTCTCCCCTGGGAGCTCGTCGTGGAGATCCTCCGCCGCCTCCCGTACCGGTCGCTCTGCCGCTTCAGGTGCGTCTCCAGGTCCTGGCACGACCTCTCCTACCACCCCGACCACCGCAACACGCTGCCCCAGGACCTCGCCGGCCTTCTCTACACCAACCACGCCCCTAGCCCCCTCCACTGCGACTTCGCTGTCCGGTTCGCGCCGGCCGGCTCGTCGCCGTTCCCTGGCCTTGGCTTCCTTCCATGTAGCGCCCGCGCCCTGCCCCTCGACTGCTGCAACGGCCTCCTCCTCTGCCGGGACGGCGGCGGGTCCGGTGGATGTCACTATGTCTGCAACCCGGCCACTGGCAAATTCACCGTTCTCCCGAAGCCGTCGTCTGGGTTCCAGGCGCTGGCCCTGGCTGCCTTCGAGCCTCACGGCGCCTCGCCTCGATTCCATGTACTCAACTTTGCAAGAACCGAGCCTGTGCAAAGGGTCTTCTTTGATTCAGACTTTGAAGAATCCGATGGTGATGACGATCCGTCTGACACCGACGGTGGTGAATTGTTGGATTTGTGTGAGGCAACCAACTTCTGTGTGCAGGGCCTTGAGGTATTCTCGTCGGTGACCGGGAAATGGGTGCAGAGCCATGCTTGCCGTGACTCCCGTGTCAGGCTGGTGGAAGGAATGGGCAGTGTGTTCATCAATGGCTTTGTCAATTTGCTCACCCACGAGAAGAAGGTTCTTGCTGTCGATCCAGAGGGCCAGGCGTGGCGCCTGATTCCATTGCCTGCATCCAACTGGTTTGGGTTGGTGGGGTGCCTCGGACAGTCTCAGGGATTCCTGCATTATGCTGTGCACGAAGGCTGCGGCAACACCATGATGCAGGTTTGGTTTCTGAAGGATTTCGAGGAAGGGGATTGGATTCTGAAGCGCCGCTTCGAGATTGAAGTGGCTCCGCAGACGAAGATACTGTTTGATTATGCTGGCAATGAATTCTGGTCTGAAATTTTCTATGTGGTTGTGTTTCATCCCGAGAGGGATCTTGTTTTCCTCCCTGTGGAAGGATACAGGTTGCTCTCCTATAATTTGATCAGTGCTGAAGTGAAGGAGATATGCATGCTGGAACCAGAAACAAGGCCCAGGTTCCTGGTTTATGTGCCCTCCTTTGTGGATTTACCAAACCCTGATGTTGCCGCTGCAGCTTTTCTAGGCATGTGTTAA
- the LOC8066243 gene encoding F-box protein At5g07610 — MEEARDTKKKRSLAVTSSASTAAATGVGLTDDHIVDILSRVPVKSICRFKCVSPSWRSLISHPDNRKKLPQTVTGFFYFDEFDSCTFVSLLAEPPRRTTGRGWVRPRSPCDFLPANTGGGVVDCCNGLVLLNNSRGGGGGGGSEPRASYVVCNPATEKWTTVPASTRAGKICSASILCFDPAISPHFHVVQLLDRDPEADEADDEEEEDWFAEESSQFEGFNIYSSETGAWVFHPHDSHWSPVAHRSRRIFFNGQLHFVTGDDGAVAALDMKGQQKRRVIPVPRSGEVQLIGHSQGRLLYANRDARNASKLSIYVLGEGGNGNGRWTLKHCVETSSGLFAGEEYLQSGLLVGVAAIHPHGDSVFLFDSLQGRLMSYGMGSRRGHVVGNVEESPLWSFVPYVPLYLEMAALENSK, encoded by the coding sequence ATGGAGGAGGCCCGCGACACGAAGAAGAAGCGGAGCCTCGCCGTCACTAGTTCCGCCTCCACCGCAGCCGCCACCGGCGTTGGCCTCACCGACGACCACATCGTCGACATCCTCTCGCGCGTGCCCGTGAAGTCGATCTGCCGCTTCAAGTGCGTCTCCCCGTCGTGGCGCAGCCTCATCTCCCACCCCGACAACCGCAAGAAGCTGCCCCAGACGGTCACGGGCTTCTTCTACTTCGACGAGTTCGATTCGTGCACCTTCGTCAGCCTGCTCGCCGAGCCGCCGAGGAGGACGACAGGAAGAGGATGGGTGCGGCCCCGCTCGCCGTGCGATTTCCTGCCCGCCAACACAGGCGGCGGGGTGGTGGACTGCTGCAACGGGCTCGTCCTCTTGAACAactcccgcggcggcggcggcggcggcggctccgagCCCCGCGCATCGTACGTCGTCTGCAACCCTGCCACCGAGAAGTGGACTACCGTGCCGGCATCAACCCGTGCCGGCAAGATCTGCTCCGCTAGCATCCTGTGCTTCGACCCGGCCATCTCCCCGCATTTCCATGTCGTTCAGTTGCTGGACCGGGACCCGGAGGCCGACGAggccgacgacgaggaggaggaagactGGTTTGCCGAGGAAAGCAGCCAGTTCGAGGGGTTCAACATCTACTCCTCTGAAACAGGGGCCTGGGTTTTCCATCCTCATGACAGCCATTGGTCTCCCGTTGCCCACCGGAGCAGGAGGATCTTCTTCAACGGCCAGCTGCATTTCGTCACCGGCGACGACGGCGCGGTCGCTGCACTGGACATGAAAGGGCAGCAGAAACGCAGGGTGATTCCTGTCCCGCGAAGCGGAGAGGTCCAGCTCATTGGCCATTCTCAGGGGCGCCTGCTCTACGCGAACAGAGATGCTCGTAACGCCTCCAAGCTGTCGATCTATGTGCTCGGGGAGGGTGGGAATGGCAATGGCAGGTGGACTCTGAAGCACTGCGTTGAGACTTCATCAGGCCTGTTTGCTGGTGAAGAGTATTTGCAGTCTGGGCTGTTGGTGGGAGTGGCCGCCATTCATCCGCACGGCGATTCTGTCTTCTTGTTTGATTCGTTGCAGGGAAGGTTGATGTCATATGGTATGGGGAGCCGGCGAGGTCATGTCGTCGGCAATGTCGAAGAATCGCCGCTGTGGTCATTTGTACCGTATGTTCCACTCTACTTGGAGATGGCAGCACTGGAAAACTCCAAGTAG
- the LOC8066242 gene encoding F-box protein At5g07610: protein MAAGSKERRNPATCLTDDLIVEILSRLPVKSVCRFKCVSKHWLGLISHPDHRKKLPQTLAGIFYHTTSSELFPELVRHFTNVTGKGAPLISPSLSFLPGHADITLLDCYNGLLLCRSRTTAGANRYVVCNPATEEWVALPESSEAGNICDARLGFDPVVCPNVHVFEFVERHEPVYGYFPAEYISGLEIYSSETGHWAHRDSGWSDDVA from the coding sequence ATGGCGGCGGGCTCCAAGGAGAGGAGGAACCCGGCGACCTGCCTCACCGACGACCTCATCGTGGAGATACTCTCACGACTGCCTGTCAAGTCGGTCTGCCGCTTCAAGTGCGTGTCCAAACACTGGCTTGGCCTCATCTCCCACCCCGACCACCGCAAGAAGCTGCCCCAGACCCTCGCCGGCATCTTCTACCACACCACCAGCAGCGAGCTCTTCCCCGAGTTGGTACGCCACTTCACCAATGTCACGGGGAAGGGCGCGCCCCTGATCAGCCCCTCCCTGTCCTTCCTCCCGGGCCACGCCGACATCACCCTCTTGGACTGCTACAACGGCCTCCTCCTCTGCCGTAGCCGGACGACCGCGGGCGCCAACCGCTACGTCGTCTGCAACCCGGCGACCGAGGAATGGGTAGCGTTGCCTGAGTCCAGTGAGGCTGGTAACATCTGTGATGCGCGGCTAGGGTTCGATCCGGTCGTTTGCCCCAACGTCCATGTGTTTGAGTTCGTGGAGAGGCATGAACCTGTATATGGCTACTTTCCAGCAGAATATATCAGTGGGCTTGAGATCTACTCGTCGGAGACCGGGCATTGGGCTCACAGGGACAGCGGATGGAGTGACGATGTGGCCTAG
- the LOC8063202 gene encoding premnaspirodiene oxygenase — protein sequence MEVFQPLLVVSAIAVALVHLLRHLMVRPTSSRHPPGPWKLPVIGSMHHLVNVLPHRALRDLAGVHGPLMMLQLGETPLVVASSREMARQVLKTHDANFATRPKLLSGEIVLYRWADILFSLSGEYWRKLRQLCAAEVLSPKRVLTFRHIREQEMASHVERIRAAGPSTAVDLSETFYNLAISIVSRASFGNKQRNAGGFLTAMKAGVALSSGFKLPDLFPTWRPVLAAVTGMRRTLEDIHRTVDSTLEEVIEERTRARDEKLQATIRSSLSGRSPTDTAAAADDDDENLVDLLIGLQERASSSSGSSSFHLNRNSIKAIIFDMFTAGTGTLASSLDWGMSELMRNQRVMGKLQREVREAFRGQAAVSEADIQAADLPYLKLVIKETLRLHPPVPLLVPRESIDECEIEGYTIPARSRVIVNAWAVGRDPKYWEDADEFKPERFDGDVAADFMGGSYEYIPFGAGRRMCPGISYGLPVLEMAIVQLLYHFDWSLQEGVDEVDMTEAPGLGVRRKSPLMLCATPVVSRETSRVPS from the exons ATGGAAGTGTTCCAACCCCTCCTCGTCGTCTCCGCCATTGCCGTGGCCCTAGTGCACCTCCTCAGGCACCTGATGGTGAGGCCTACTAGCAGCAGGCACCCGCCGGGGCCGTGGAAGCTTCCGGTGATCGGCAGCATGCACCACCTGGTGAACGTGCTCCCGCACCGCGCGCTCCGGGACCTCGCCGGCGTCCACGGCCCGCtcatgatgctgcagctgggcgAGACCCCGCTGGTGGTCGCGTCGTCCAGGGAGATGGCGCGCCAGGTGCTCAAGACGCACGACGCCAACTTCGCCACCCGCCCCAAGCTCCTCAGCGGCGAGATCGTCCTCTACCGCTGGGCCGACATCCTCTTCTCGCTGTCCGGCGAGTACTGGCGCAAGCTCCGCCAGCTCTGCGCCGCCGAGGTCCTCAGCCCAAAACGTGTCCTCACCTTCCGACACATCAGGGAACAGGAG atGGCGAGTCATGTGGAAAGGATACGAGCAGCCGGGCCATCGACGGCCGTGGACCTCAGCGAGACATTCTACAACCTGGCGATCAGCATCGTCTCCCGCGCATCCTTCGGCAACAAGCAGAGGAACGCCGGCGGGTTCCTGACGGCGATGAAAGCCGGCGTCGCGCTGTCCAGCGGCTTCAAGCTCCCCGACCTCTTCCCCACCTGGCGGCCCGTGCTCGCCGCGGTGACCGGCATGCGGCGCACGCTGGAGGACATCCACAGGACGGTGGACTCCACCctggaggaggtcatagaggagAGGACGCGTGCCCGGGACGAGAAGCTGCAGGCAACGATAAGGTCATCGTTGTCTGGCCGAAGCCCAACagacaccgccgccgccgccgacgacgacgacgagaacCTCGTCGACCTCCTCATCGGCCTGCAGGAgcgagcttcttcttcctcaggGTCGTCGTCGTTCCACCTCAACCGGAACAGCATCAAGGCGATCATATTCGACATGTTCACCGCCGGGACGGGCACGCTGGCGTCGTCGCTGGACTGGGGCATGTCGgagctgatgaggaaccagaggGTGATGGGCAAGCTGCAGCGCGAGGTCCGGGAGGCGTTCCGGGGACAGGCGGCCGTCTCGGAGGCCGACATCCAGGCGGCCGACCTGCCGTACCTGAAGCTCGTGATCAAGGAGACGCTCCGGCTGCACCCGCCGGTGCCGCTGCTGGTGCCGCGGGAGAGCATCGACGAGTGCGAGATCGAGGGCTACACGATTCCGGCGAGGTCCCGGGTGATCGTCAACGCGTGGGCTGTCGGAAGAGACCCCAAGTACTGGGAGGACGCCGACGAGTTCAAGCCCGAGAGGTTCGACGGCGACGTCGCTGCTGATTTCATGGGGGGTAGCTACGAGTACATACCGTTCGGTGCTGGACGGAGGATGTGCCCGGGGATTTCCTATGGGCTGCCGGTCTTGGAGATGGCGATCGTGCAGCTCCTCTACCACTTTGATTGGTCCCTGCAGGAGGGTGTCGATGAGGTTGACATGACAGAGGCACCTGGCCTTGGTGTCCGCCGCAAGTCGCCTCTGATGCTCTGTGCTACCCCGGTCGTTTCCCGCGAAACCAGCAGGGTGCCAAGCTAG
- the LOC8066244 gene encoding F-box protein At5g07610: protein MEAAARDTEKKRSLAVTSSTAGGGVGLTDDLVVEILSRVPVKSICRFKCVSPSWRSLISHPDNRKKLPHTVTGFLYLVEFDTCSFVSLLAEPPRRTTGRGRVVRPRSPCDFLPANTAGGGVVADCCNGLVLLKNSGDGSVSVSGSGSGPRASYVVCNPATEKWASVPGSTHAGKICSASILCFEPAISLRHFHVVELLWWVANEEDENHCFNGLLHFITAIDGAVAALDMDGQTRSVIPVPRRGGGGFIGHSQGRLLYASRDVGNTSKLPIYVLLGEEGESNGSRWTLKHCVDTSGLVFTDADEYLLQSGLLVGLGVAAIHPHGDSIFLFDSLQGKLMSYSMDSQRAHVIRSVTKSPYFWSFLPYVPHYLETAALQNSN, encoded by the exons ATGGAGGCGGCGGCCCGCGACACCGAGAAGAAGCGGAGTCTCGCCGTCACTAGCTCCACAGCAGGCGGCGGCGTTGGCCTCACCGAcgacctcgtcgtcgagatcctCTCACGCGTCCCCGTGAAGTCGATCTGCCGCTTCAAGTGCGTCTCCCCGTCGTGGCGCAGCCTCATCTCCCACCCCGACAACCGCAAGAAGCTGCCCCACACCGTCACGGGCTTCCTCTACCTTGTCGAGTTCGATACATGCAGCTTCGTCAGCCTGCTCGCCGAGCCGCCGAGGAGGACGACAGGAAGAGGACGGGTGGTGCGGCCCCGCTCGCCATGCGATTTCCTGCCCGCCAACACAGCAGGCGGTGGGGTGGTGGCCGACTGCTGCAACGGGCTCGTCCTCTTGAAAAACTCCGGCGACggctccgtctccgtctccggctccggctccgggcCCCGCGCATCGTACGTCGTCTGCAACCCTGCCACCGAGAAGTGGGCTAGCGTGCCGGGATCAACCCATGCCGGCAAGATCTGCTCCGCTAGCATCCTGTGCTTCGAACCGGCCATCTCCCTGCGGCATTTCCATGTCGTTGAGCTGTTGTGGTGGGTGGCCAACGAGGAAGACGAGAACCACTG TTTCAACGGCCTGCTGCATTTTATCACTGCCATCGACGGCGCGGTCGCCGCACTGGACATGGACGGGCAGACACGTAGTGTGATTCCTGTCCCGCGAAGGGGAGGCGGCGGGTTCATTGGCCATTCTCAGGGGCGCCTGTTGTATGCGAGCAGAGATGTTGGTAACACCTCCAAGCTGCCGATCTATGTGCTGCTGGGGGAGGAGGGAGAGAGTAATGGCAGCAGGTGGACTTTGAAGCACTGCGTCGACACTTCAGGCCTGGTGTTTACTGATGCGGACGAGTATTTGTTGCAGTCTGGGCTGTTGGTGGGACTGGGAGTGGCTGCCATTCATCCGCACGGCGATTCCATCTTCTTGTTTGATTCATTGCAGGGAAAATTGATGTCATACAGTATGGATAGCCAGAGAGCTCATGTCATCCGCAGTGTCACAAAATCCCCATACTTCTGGTCATTTCTACCGTATGTACCACACTACCTAGAGACGGCAGCACTGCAAAACTCGAACTAG
- the LOC8066240 gene encoding uncharacterized protein LOC8066240, with translation MFCECGTGSFKHVDDDDPEDLGRNGGRSPKDRDRERRKQHGGGKANPYAERGLDRFSVVLSELETRRAKILRRVGSSDTAGGLVLVRFVQSSNGDWTPVVVKLPEQPPPSKKAGGAATKKPTRAAAAAAASTAAPLLRRPPAAVNSPGPGSPREREGATAKVVGTSKSKVPARKASFSWGRRMRRPSCYWPSVIVLTLVSLAVFGRVFAICLASIWWYVLPILRSGGCYGDGAGEGVRRSPAGMRMSMEKKKVVSPVAAATRQER, from the coding sequence ATGTTCTGCGAGTGCGGCACGGGCAGTTTCAAgcacgtcgacgacgacgacccggAGGATCTCGGCCGCAATGGCGGACGATCGCCCAAGGACAGGGACAGGGAGAGGAGGAAGCAGCACGGCGGCGGCAAGGCCAACCCCTACGCGGAGCGCGGGCTGGACAGGTTCTCCGTCGTGCTCTCCGAGCTCGAGACACGGCGGGCCAAGATCCTGCGCCGCGTCGGCTCCTCCGACACCGCCGGCGGCCTCGTCTTGGTCCGCTTCGTCCAGTCGTCCAACGGCGACTGGACGCCCGTCGTCGTCAAGCTCCCCGAGCAGCCGCCGCCGTCCAAGAAGGCCGGCGGCGCCGCCACCAAGAAACcgacgagggcggcggcggcggcggcagcgtcgACCGCCGCGCCTTTATTGCGACGACCACCGGCTGCTGTTAATTCACCCGGACCCGGCAGCccgagggagagggagggcgCCACCGCCAAGGTCGTCGGCACCAGCAAGAGCAAGGTGCCGGCGAGGAAGGCGTCGTTCTCGTGGGGGAGGAGGATGCGGCGGCCGTCGTGCTACTGGCCGTCTGTCATCGTGCTGACGCTGGTGAGCCTGGCCGTGTTCGGGCGGGTGTTCGCCATCTGCCTCGCGTCCATATGGTGGTATGTGCTTCCCATCTTACGCAGTGGCGGCTGCTATGGCGACGGCGCCGGCGAGGGCGTGCGTCGGAGCCCGGCCGGCATGAGGATGTCCATGGAGAAAAAGAAGGTCGTCTCGCCGGTCGCCGCTGCCACACGCCAAGAAAGGTAG
- the LOC8066241 gene encoding pentatricopeptide repeat-containing protein At5g67570, chloroplastic — translation MKTVGRCLSLSSVKRNPHSRSPAQSHPAMAVSSPPPPRFHLSLHLQDPTGRNPPPSSGKKSRPAPTTETLRRRLLRRGVSPTPKVLHTIRKKEALKALRRARKDTAAAAAAAASLNPCGEEIGAEDEEEARFRAAAAEYRALVGRPWDAGARGVAPPRGWDAEEGGLEGLREMLVARRGDVFRWLLDDDIEADAAERKQQKRPGTGWDVDAEEEERRIQLLVSRLNGDYLSFRDWRLTRMMKKADIIYSEDNLLRILDGLEARGNWRQALAVIEWVYNENSYRHRKSRFVYTKLLSVLGKSLRANEALRVFTIMRRDPQIYPDMPAYHSIAVTLGRAGLLKELIKIIEYMRQKPSKRVMNMRRKGWDPSLEPDVLVYNSVLNACVLSQQWKGVFWVFQQMRISGLPPTGATFGLAMEVMLKAKKYDFVQKFYEKMQKNGVPPRAITYKVLVRAFWEQGKINEAVEAVNDMEQRGVVGAASVYYELACCLCNNRRWRDAMLQVEKLKQLPLTKPLEYTFTGMILASFNGGYIYDCISIFESMKDHCTPNIGTVNVMLKVYGRCDMFGKAKDLFETTKACFSNSQTYIHEHSSLKADTYTYSSMLEASASAQQWEYFEYVYREMVLSHHCLDQSKYSWLLIKACRAGKSNLLEHALDSILERGEIPDVQLITELICQSIAHRDYRRTLQLLNIMTEASIKMKEVEWVYLLQKNVYQFNIDALEGFIKYLSTSGTINADPALGLVRALESQCGITLVKGPYLLTDDTTTQQCGLSLLESEDKYASSSLAKQDQLTCENLCTDIILDVPDSDREIPQFGVSVVMSRDISLSGQRLEDKHEHSDLGQQRPQVSAIDEVLDSMNPYGVNSYEEMPSASEILELWEQERINGMFAQKTESRTTLLRG, via the exons ATGAAAACCGTCGGTCGCTGCCTCTCCCTGTCGAGTGTCAAGCGCAATCCTCACTCCCGCAGTCCCGCGCAATCCCATCCCGCCATGGCTGTCTCCTCCCCACCGCCTCCTCGCTTCCACCTCTCCCTCCACCTTCAAGACCCTACCGGCCGGAACCCCCCGCCTAGTAGCGGCAAAAAGTCACGCCCCGCCCCGACAACCGAGAcgctccgccgccgcctcctccgccgGGGCGTCTCGCCGACCCCCAAGGTCCTCCACACCATCCGCAAGAAGGAGGCGCTCAAGGCCCTCCGCCGCGCAAGGAAGGacaccgccgccgcggccgctgcCGCTGCGTCACTCAATCCGTGCGGCGAGGAGATTGGGgcggaggacgaggaggaggcccgCTTCCGTGCGGCAGCCGCGGAGTACCGCGCGCTCGTGGGCCGGCCATGGGACGCCGGCGCCCGCGGCGTGGCGCCCCCGCGCGGTTGGGACGCGGAGGAGGGCGGGCTCGAGGGCCTGAGGGAGATGCTCGTGGCGAGGAGGGGCGACGTGTTCCGTTGGCTACTGGACGATGACATCGAGGCGGATGCAGCGGAGAGGAAGCAGCAGAAGCGTCCGGGCACTGGCTGGGATGTGGATGCCGAGGAAGAGGAGAGGAGGATTCAATTGCTCGTCAGCAG GTTAAACGGAGATTACCTAAGTTTTCGTGATTGGAGGCTTACTAGAATGATGAAAAAGGCTGACATCATATATAGTGAAGATAATCTACTAAGAATACTAGATGGGCTTGAGGCACGAGGAAACTGGAGGCAGGCTTTAGCTGTTATTGAGTGGGTCTACAATGAAAACAGCTACAGGCATCGGAAAAGCAG GTTTGTGTATACAAAATTACTCTcagtccttgggaaatcattaagGGCAAATGAAGCACTTCGAGTTTTCACCATCATGCGG AGAGATCCTCAAATATACCCTGATATGCCTGCATACCATAGTATTGCTGTTACGCTTGGTCGAGCTGGTCTTCTGAAGGAGTTAATCAAGATTATCGAGTATATGAGACAGAAGCCCTCAAAGCGAGTAATGAATATGCGGCGCAAGGGTTGGGATCCTTCATTGGAGCCTGATGTACTTGTTTATAACTCA GTGCTTAATGCCTGTGTTCTATCGCAGCAATGGAAAGGGGTATTTTGGGTGTTCCAGCAAATGAGAATTAGTGGTTTACCACCTACAGGAGCAACCTTTGGGTTGGCCATGgaa GTCATGCTGAAAGCCAAGAAGTATGACTTTGTCCAGAAGTTCTATGAGAAGATGCAGAAAAATGGCGTACCTCCAAGGGCAATAACTTACAAAg TGCTTGTAAGAGCTTTCTGGGAGCAGGGTAAAATtaatgaagctgttgaagcagTCAATGACATGGAACAAAGAGGAGTTGTTGGAGCAGCAAGTGTTTACTATGAATTGGCTTGCTGTCTCTGTAATAATAGAAGGTGGAGAGATGCTATGTTACAG GTTGAGAAGCTGAAACAGCTTCCCCTCACGAAACCACTGGAGTACACATTTACTGGAATGATCTTAGCCTCATTTAATGGTGGGTATATCTACGATTGTATCTCAATATTTGAGTCAATGAAGGACCACTGCACACCAAATATTGGGACTGTGAATGTCATGTTAAAAGTTTATGGACGTTGTGATATGTTCGGGAAGGCAAAGGACTTGTTTGAAACCACCAAGGCTTGTTTCTCAAATTCTCAGACATATATCCATGAACATTCATCACTTAAAGCAGACACATATACATACAGCTCTATGCTTGAAGCATCTGCCTCTGCCCAACAGTGGGAGTACTTCGAATATGTGTATAGAGAGATGGTTCTGTCTCATCACTGCCTAGATCAAAGCAAATATTCATGGTTGCTCATCAAGGCATGTAGAGCTGGAAAG TCAAATTTGCTGGAGCATGCGCTCGACTCAATACTTGAAAGAGGAGAGATCCCTGATGTACAGCTGATTACTGAATTGATATGCCAGTCTATTGCTCATAGAGATTATAGAAGGACGCTGCAGCTCTTGAATATTATGACTGAGGCttcaataaaaatgaaagaagtCGAGTGGGTTTACCTACTACAGAAAAATGTGTATCAATTCAACATTGATGCCCTTGAGGGCTTTATAAAGTACCTCAGTACTAGTGGTACTATCAATGCTGATCCTGCACTTGGTTTAGTAAGAGCACTGGAGTCCCAGTGTGGGATAACTTTAGTGAAAGGCCCATATTTGCTAACAGATGATACCACTACTCAACAGTGTGGACTCTCTTTGCTTGAGAGTGAAGACAAATATGCAAGTAGCAGTTTGGCCAAACAAGATCAGCTCACTTGCGAGAACTTGTGTACTGATATAATTCTTGACGTCCCTGATTCTGATAGAGAGATCCCTCAGTTTGGTGTCAGTGTTGTCATGAGCAGGGACATCTCATTAAGCGGTCAACGATTGGAAGACAAACATGAGCATTCTGATCTTGGGCAGCAGCGTCCACAGGTATCTGCAATTGACGAAGTACTTGATTCCATGAATCCTTATGGTGTCAATTCATATGAAGAGATGCCATCAGCTTCAGAAATTCTTGAGTTATGGGAGCAGGAGAGGATAAAtggcatgtttgctcaaaaaacAGAAAGCAGAACCACTCTTCTTAGAGGATAA